TCGAGGGCGACCGGGTCGTCGACGGCGACCCGGCCGGCGCCGGCACGGTCGTCGACTGCACGGGCCGGCTGGTGCTCCCGGGGCTGGTCGACGCCCACAGCCACGCCGACGCGGCCGTGTTCGAGCCCGAGGTGGCGCTCGCGCTGCTCCGCCAGGGCGTCACCACCGTCGTCGCCGGCCAGGACGGCGTCTCGTTCGCCCCCGGCGACGGCGCCTTCGCCAGCCGCTACTTCGCCGCCCTGAACGGCCGGCACCCGACCTACCGCGGCCCGGGCGTGGCCGCGCTGCTGGCGGCCTACGACGGCACGACGCCGGTCAACCTCGGCTACCTGGTGCCCGCCGGCACCGTCCGCGAGCAGGTCCGCGGGCTCCGGCCCGGGCCGGCGACGCCGGACGAGGTGGCCGCGATGCAGGACCTGGTCGCCGCGGGGCTCGCCGACGGGGCGCTCGGGCTCTCCACCGGGCTCGACTACGTCCCCGGCCTGTTCGCCGGCACCGACGAGATCACCGCGCTCTGCCGTCCCCTCGCCGCCGTCGACGCGCTCTACGTCACCCACATGCGCGGCGGTTACGAGGACAACGCGGCGGCAGGGCTGGACGAGGTCGTCGCCATCTGCCGGGCGGCCGGCGTCCGCGGGCACGTGTCCCACCTGCACGCCCGGTCCGCCCTGGTGCGCACGCTGGTGGACCGGGCCCGGGCGCAGGTCGACCTCACCTTCGACTCCTACCCGTACTCGCGCGGCTCGTCACTGCTGAGCATGCTGCTCCTCCCGCCCGAGCTGCTGCAGGCCGGGGTGGCGGCGTGCACGGCCGCGCTCGCCGACCCGGCCGTCCGCGCCGACGTCCTCGCGTCGTGGGTGCCGGTGCTGGCGGCCCGGGCGGACATGGGCCCGCGCTGGGCCGACCAGGTCCGCTACGCCCACGTGGCCGCTCCCGGGTACGCCTGGTTGCCCGGGCTGAGCCTGGCGGAGGCGGCGGAGCGCGCCGGCACCTCGGCGGCGGAGCTGGGGCTCCGGGTGCTGGCGGCAGCCGACCTCGAGGTGGGCGTCGTGATGCAGACGCCGGTCGAGCGCGGCGACGCCGAGCTCGCCCTGGCCTTCACCCACCCGGCGCACGTCGGCGGTTCGGACGGCATCTACCGCGGGGCGGTCCCGCACCCGCGCGGCCACGGCACCTTCGCCCTCTACCTGCAGGTCTTCGTCGCAGAGCGCGGTGACCTCAGCTGGGCCGACGCGGTCCGGCACCACAGCACCTCACCGGCGCAGCGGTTCGGCCTGGCCGGCCGGGGGTCGCTGCGGCCCGGGTCCGCCGCGGACGTGGTGCTGCTGGACCCGGCGACGCTGCGCTCCCGTGCGACCTACGCCGACCCGCGCGCGCTGGCGGAGGGCGTCGACGACGTCTGGGTCAACGGGGCACGGGTGCTGCAGGACGGCGCGCTCACCGGGGTGACGTCGGGCCGGGGGCTGCGGCGCGGCGTCGGCTGAACGTCGCGTCCGGGGCATCCCGGGTGCGCGGCCGGCTCAGTGGAACGGGGGGATGATCAGGTACAGCCCGAACAGGACGAGCAGCCCGGCCAGCCCCAGCAGGGCGTAACCGGTGGAGAGCGTCAGCGTCGCCCCGGCGGTCCGCCCGCGGGCGGTCACCACCAGCCGGATGCCGGCGGCCAGCAGGGTCACGAACAGCACCGACAGGGCGGTCGAGACGACCGCCACCAGCACCAGGGCCCACCAGTCGATGGTCACCGCGAGCCCGCCCCCGTCCGCGAGGACGGCGAGCCGTGGTCGTGGTCGGCGTCGTCCCGCTGCCGGGCGGTGCTGTAGCTGCGCCCGCTGGCGCTCGCGAAGACCATCACCTCCGCGCTGTCGGTGACGTTCTGGTGGTCGATGCGGTGCCGGCGGGAGAAGCCGTAGATGACGGCGCAGGCGGCGGTCAGCAGGACCAGCAGGCCGACGACGCCGACGGTCCCCTGCTCGGCGACGAGGGCCGAGAGCCCGCCCACCAGGCCGGCGGCCGGGAGGGTCAGCAACCAGGCGAAGACCATCCGGCGGGCGACGCCCCAGCGCACCTCCGCGCCCTCGCGGCCGACGCCGGAGCCCAGGATGCTGCCGGTGCTGACGTGGGTGGTCGAGAGGCCGAAGCCGAGGTGGGAGGAGGCGAGGATCGTCGCGGCGGTGGCGGCGCCCGAGGCCGCCCCCTGCGGGGTCTCGATCTCGACGATGCCCTTGCCCATCGTCCGCATGATCCGCCAGCCGCCCGAGTAGGTGCCGAGCCCGATGGCCAGTCCGGCCGCGAGGACCACCCACCACTGCGGGCCGGTGTCGGCCTGCTGGAGGCCGGCGGCGATCAGCACCAGCGTGATCACGCCCATGGTCTTCTGGCCGTCGGAGGTGCCGTGCGCGAGGGCGACGAGCGACGCGGTGAAGGCCTGGCCGTACTTGAAACCGGCGTCGGTCTGCGCGCGGTCGGCCCCGCGGCTGATCCGGTAGGCGATCCGGGTGGCGGCGACGGCGGCCAGGCCCGCGACGAGGGGGGCCACCAGCGCGGGCAGCAGCACCTTGGAGACGATGACCCAGCCGTGCACCGTGCTCATCCCGGCGCCGACGACGACCGCGCCGATGAGCCCGCCGAAGAGGGCGTGCGAGGAGCTCGACGGCAGTCCGAGGAGCCAGGTGAGCAGGTTCCAGACGATCGCCCCGACCAGGCCCGCCAGGATGATCGGCGCGGTGATGAGCGACTCGTCGAAGAAGCCGCCGGAGATCGTCTTGGCCACCTCGGTGGACAGGCACGCGCCGACCAGGTTGAGCACCGCGGCGATGATCACGGCGGTCCGGGGGCGCAGCGCCCCGGTGGCGATGGGGCCCGCCATCGCGTTGGCGCTGTCGTGGAAGCCGTTGGTGAAGTCGAAGACCAGGGCGACGACGACGACGGCGATCACGACGAACAGCACGGTCACGTCGCTCTTCCCCTCGGGGCCGGGGTGCTCCCAGGCACCTGGAGACGACGCACGGGCAGCCGTCGGATGAACTCTAGGAGAACGCCGGGTGATGTCAAACGGCTCCGCCGCCGCACCCGCTGACGTCTGCCCGGACCGGACGCGCTGCCGACCGTGCGCCGCCGACGTGCTCGCGCGCCGGCGCCGCGGGTGCCAGGAGGGTCCGAGCGAGGGCGAGCGGTCCGGTTCGCGTCCCCCGGCGGTGATGGGTATAGTGGTCAACCGTTGTCTGCGGCGTGCCGCAGCGACGAGCACCCGTAGCTCAACGGATAGAGCATCTGACTACGGATCAGAAGGTTGGGAGTTCGAGTCTCTCCGGGTGCGCCAGCAAGATCCCTCGTGGAGCACGGCTCGGAACTGCTGCGGCGGGCCGGTCCTGGGGCACGACCTGCACGCGAGTCCCGCGGTCGAGGTCGTCTCACCGCCGCCTGGACCGGTTGGCTCAGCTGCCTCGGATCTCAGACCACACGTAGCGAGTTGGCCAGCACGTCGCGCGCGCCGGTCGCGCTGGCCGGTGCTCCTCGTCGATCGACAGCCAGGCCCACCACTGGTCCTCGCCCACGAGATGCACGTACCAGCCGCCGGCGTCCTCGAACGCCTCGGAGGCGATGCGCAGGTCGTAGGTCGACCCGCGTGAGTTGCGAACGGCGGCGCGCCGGCCGAACACCTCGCCCAAGTCCATGACCGCTGCCCAGGTGATCGGCGCCGGCGGTCCGAAGCTGACGAACTCGACCGGACCCGCGAGGTCGACGAGGCGGCCGTTCTCGTCGAAGGTCAGGTCCTCCCACTTGCTCTCGCGCTCGGTCATGCCGACACCCCGTGCGCCGACAGCCAGCGGTCCGGGTCGACGGGCGTGCCCTTGGTGCGGACCTCGAGGTGGAGGTGGGGACCGGTGACGTTGCCCGTGGCTCCGACCCGGCCGATGACCTGTCCTGCCGTCACCACATCTCCCACCTCGACCGTTCTGCTCACCTGGTGCGCGTACCAGCTCTGGATCCCGTTGGCGTGCTGGATCTTCGTGAGGTTGCCGTAGGCCCCACCCCACTTCGTCCAGACCACCGTGCCACCCATGATCGCCCTGACCGGCGTGCCGGTGCTCGCGGCGAAGTCCAGCCCGGTGTGGCAGTTCGCCCAGTGCGACGAGCACTGCCCGAAGCGGGCGGTGAGGGTGTAGCGGTCGACGGGCCGGACGATGGGCCCCGTCGGCCCGGTGGGATCGACCGCCGCCTGGTTCCCGAACACGGACACGTGGACGTGGTCCCGGTGGGCCGCGGTGTCGTCAGGGCCTGAGTAGCAGCTCCCACCGGCACCGCAGGACCGCCAGCCCTCCTTCTCCCGCTGCACGTTCCAGATCTTCGCGTTCCAGATGACGTACCGGACCCCCAAGCGGGCGTGGTTGGTGACCACCCAGTCGGCGATCCTCTGCCCCAGCCGACGGCCGGCAGGCGACTGGTAGTCCGGGATCATCGCGTCGATGGCCCGGCCCTCCTGGTGGTCCCGGTCGACGTTCGACGGCCGGTCACCGATCCCGCCGAAGCTGCTCAACGGCGACCAGCCACTCCGGAGGCACCGCAGCACCCGCAGCGCATCCGGGGTCAGCCCGGCCTCCATGGCCATCCCGGTGGGCGGGCACTGGGCGGCGTCCGCGTCCCCGCACATCGCCGACCCCATCGCCGCCGCGGCCTCCGGACTGCCCGCCGGTGCCTTCGAGCGGAACAGGGCCACCAGACCCGTCGCCGGTTTCTCGTGCTTGGCGTAGGCCGTCGGGAAGGCCGAGATCTGCACCCGTTGCGCCGCGACGGTGACCGGCAGGTCGCGCCAGCCCTTCACCTTCTTCAGGGCGGCGTAGAACAGCTCCGACGACTTCGCCGGGTTCATCCGCACAGCCGCAGAACCCCAGCCGGCCCGCTGCTGGAAGAGGCCGACCGAGTCGCGG
The window above is part of the Friedmanniella luteola genome. Proteins encoded here:
- a CDS encoding N-acyl-D-amino-acid deacylase family protein; translated protein: MTGTAGTRAAPPTRTALRGGTLVDADGSRPGDLLLEGDRVVDGDPAGAGTVVDCTGRLVLPGLVDAHSHADAAVFEPEVALALLRQGVTTVVAGQDGVSFAPGDGAFASRYFAALNGRHPTYRGPGVAALLAAYDGTTPVNLGYLVPAGTVREQVRGLRPGPATPDEVAAMQDLVAAGLADGALGLSTGLDYVPGLFAGTDEITALCRPLAAVDALYVTHMRGGYEDNAAAGLDEVVAICRAAGVRGHVSHLHARSALVRTLVDRARAQVDLTFDSYPYSRGSSLLSMLLLPPELLQAGVAACTAALADPAVRADVLASWVPVLAARADMGPRWADQVRYAHVAAPGYAWLPGLSLAEAAERAGTSAAELGLRVLAAADLEVGVVMQTPVERGDAELALAFTHPAHVGGSDGIYRGAVPHPRGHGTFALYLQVFVAERGDLSWADAVRHHSTSPAQRFGLAGRGSLRPGSAADVVLLDPATLRSRATYADPRALAEGVDDVWVNGARVLQDGALTGVTSGRGLRRGVG
- a CDS encoding inorganic phosphate transporter, coding for MTVLFVVIAVVVVALVFDFTNGFHDSANAMAGPIATGALRPRTAVIIAAVLNLVGACLSTEVAKTISGGFFDESLITAPIILAGLVGAIVWNLLTWLLGLPSSSSHALFGGLIGAVVVGAGMSTVHGWVIVSKVLLPALVAPLVAGLAAVAATRIAYRISRGADRAQTDAGFKYGQAFTASLVALAHGTSDGQKTMGVITLVLIAAGLQQADTGPQWWVVLAAGLAIGLGTYSGGWRIMRTMGKGIVEIETPQGAASGAATAATILASSHLGFGLSTTHVSTGSILGSGVGREGAEVRWGVARRMVFAWLLTLPAAGLVGGLSALVAEQGTVGVVGLLVLLTAACAVIYGFSRRHRIDHQNVTDSAEVMVFASASGRSYSTARQRDDADHDHGSPSSRTGAGSR
- a CDS encoding M23 family metallopeptidase, whose product is MDPVSARMALQLGVSLVRNRGTRYLVVGLLLLTLATNVLLIFSPWMLTAQMTAAQRAQQLSTADAGSCGGAADTIETDNASAGSMSTEQVANARTIWQVAQRMGTGDRGAVVGIATALQESTLRNLDHGDRDSVGLFQQRAGWGSAAVRMNPAKSSELFYAALKKVKGWRDLPVTVAAQRVQISAFPTAYAKHEKPATGLVALFRSKAPAGSPEAAAAMGSAMCGDADAAQCPPTGMAMEAGLTPDALRVLRCLRSGWSPLSSFGGIGDRPSNVDRDHQEGRAIDAMIPDYQSPAGRRLGQRIADWVVTNHARLGVRYVIWNAKIWNVQREKEGWRSCGAGGSCYSGPDDTAAHRDHVHVSVFGNQAAVDPTGPTGPIVRPVDRYTLTARFGQCSSHWANCHTGLDFAASTGTPVRAIMGGTVVWTKWGGAYGNLTKIQHANGIQSWYAHQVSRTVEVGDVVTAGQVIGRVGATGNVTGPHLHLEVRTKGTPVDPDRWLSAHGVSA